The following DNA comes from Papaver somniferum cultivar HN1 chromosome 4, ASM357369v1, whole genome shotgun sequence.
AATGAATAATCCAAACACGATCAGTGTTAATATGGTCACATGGATGAACCGAGAAATCCCATGAGCTTAGATAAGATCTAGTTTGTTTTTACATTCTTTTAATCCAAATTCTGGCGTTGTTGATGAAGCAGGAGTATCAGTTGGTGATGGAGGCGATGTTGTTGGTGATGGCGATGATGCTGCAGATGAACAATAGAAATATTTAGGTGCAAGAAGCAGAGAGAAATGTGAGAGAGAAGGGCATTTTCCAGAACGAATCGGTGCCGGAGAAGAAAGATGGCACGTGGTACTATCTGACGCGTATATAATTCTAAAAAGGATTTGATGTTTGACACGTGCATAAATTTTTTGCCACGTGTATGGTGTTGATGAGTCACCTAACCTGGAATGGACGGAATACTTAAGTAGAGGAGGTtttgcaaattttatttttgtagggaAGGTAACTCAAATTACAATCTTCGCCAGGGGAGGTAACACAAATTACACCTAATAATAATGGTAATTGTGGAATTTGCGAGAATAATAATAATTGAATTTCGTTTGTAGAGAAGGTAGAAGGTTTTGCTGGGTTGGATTaattgtggattttttttttttttttgaaggaaacagaTGAATAATTATATTATTCCTCACTAAAAGTGAGACGTTGCATAATAAAATTAGGTGATTCATCATGATACCACCATTTGTTAATATAGTTTGAGATTGCGTATTGAATTAAGTCATGCGTAATAGAATTAGCATCTCTAGGAATAACTACAAATTTAATTTCACTAAAATCCTTGATGCGATCACGAATAGATAGAACCGTTGAGCGAATACTCCAAGGGATCTCATTCGTATTTCCTGTCACTGCTTTTGGAATCTCAGATGCATCAACTTCCACAATTACACGAGGAAGTTGTAATCTCCTAGCCAGTTGTATTCCAAAGCCATATGCTTTTGCTTCTGCCATTGCTGCAGAGAATGTATCAAAACAGATTGCACCACAACCCAGATGATTGCCAAAAAAATCTACCGCAACTGCTGCTACAGCTCCTTTGCCATTATTATATGTGGCATCCACATTGGTCTTCACAAAGGTTGAAGATTGAAGTTCCCAAGCTGCAAAGTTATTTTGATTGACCTGAATCTCCGAGCAATAGTTCAAAGCATGGTGCAGATCTAAACACTCAAAATCTTCCAGAGCTTTGTGGATACAAATACCAACCGCTGTGTGATTATTGTTAAAGACCAAATCGTTCCTTATCTTCCAAATATTCCACATTAAGCAAGAACCTAAGTTCGGTATAATACCTTGATCAGGGTAAGCCAACCAATGACTGATAACTTCCATTACAGTTTCTCCATGTGTTTCGATCAATATCGGACTGTTCTGAAACACTTCCAAATCAAACTGACAACTGAAGAATAGATGAAATATCGACTCCTCTGCTAAATTGCACAAAGGACATACGTTCTGAACATTAGGATCGTATTTACTGAGATTAGCATAAACTGCAATTCCTTATTGAAGAACCTTCCATAAGAAATCCTGGATCTTTGATAGAGTTTTAACCTTCTTCCAAAATTGTTTCCACGGAAATTCTGCCATTGAAGAGGTTGTTAGATTATTATCAGAGAGAAGTTTATAACATGACTTTGTAGTAAACTTCCCAGAAGGAGTTTTTATCCATATTAACTTGTCTTGAACTTCCTCTTCTTGCGGAATATATATTTGAGATATAATTTCCGCTTGATCCAGCGGGAATAACTCCAACAATAACTCCACATTCCAGATTTTTTGACCCTGAACAAAGAGTTCTGAAACCCACGTCACCTGAATAATTGAATTTTGCAGCATGGTTGGTCTAAAACCCGGTAGATTTGGGATCCATGGGTCGTTCCAAATCTGGATGTTATCTCCGAACCTAATAAACCAACAACAATTATTGGTGAAGATGTTACGAACTGCAATCATATCTTTCCATGTATTAGAATCACCCTGCTTAACCTGATAATCCCAAAAGAAGTATTCTGCAGATACTTTGCATGAAATAACTGAACCCATGCAGATACTTCTGGCTATATTTCTATTGCTTGTGCAAGTTCTTCAGATTTGAATGAAAGTATTAACCCCACAGGTTCGTCTCTGATAGATCTCGACTCTTCTTTTCCCCAGGTATACTTCTTTACTCTCGTTCCTAATTTTGTTTGGGCATTTTAGATTCTCAGCTACATTTAGAAGTTATTAGATTTATTGGTTATATTCTACTTTGTGAATTTGTTACGGCTCAATATAAAAGTTCAATTGCATATGCTTTATCTTTGTCTTAAGATGCTCCAAGAGGTGTTATATATTCTGCTTGTGTTTCCACCAACTGTTAGAGTTGTTATATTTCTTGATAattcactacaagaaaagttgTTCTTAGTGGCAAATAATCGTGTTAGGAAAATCAATTTCTTCATTACGAAAAAATTTCAGCGGCGTAGAAAAATTCGTCACCTATTATAAGTCATAGAACGTCTTTTTATGACGGATGCTAAGAAATTTTTAACGAATTTTTTAATTAGTGACTTAAGTATATTTCCCACCAAAACTGTCTTTTTGTGAGCAAATATATTGAGTGATATAGAATTTTTGTCACTCTGGGTATTTTTGGTGAGGAAatcattttattagtttaaataATGAAACAAGATTTATTTTCCTCGGAATACTTTATAATGAGGAAAAAAATTCATGACATAAAATAGTTTTAGCAACGAAATTCGTTCATCTCAAATTCGTTACCAAATTTTCTTTAGTGACTAGCATATATTGTTACACATAATATAAATGCAAATAAATAATATTAgttgaataaaaattaattagcgATTAAAATAAATTATTGAAACAATATCCAAACTAAAAAacaactactccctccgtttcaaaaagaccgtcctctatttcattttggtatgtttcaaaattgtgtcgaGCTTCTGTTTCTAATCATAttttccaatgaactctctaacatacccttaaagtttttattttcataagttCATTTTTAACGGGACCCGacctaaaatattaaagaaatttataaaatgggtatattaattaaatacccttCGATTTGGAATCCTTCAAAAATACCCCTATCACATTATAAATATTCCCCTCCTCTTATATATAAACTTTATCCatttagaaataatttattttagtaatctattcaatatgatatttttatttatttcaaaaaACAATAATTTTCTATCTTGATCACTCCATCACCGCCTCAAACTCTAACGACGgcaattcaccaccaccaccactccacaACCATCACCATCGCCGCCACCACTTCACAACCATCACCAACATTTCACCATCACAACTCCACCACTCATCGTCACCGCTGACACTACCGCCACCGCCATCGCAACCACCATCGCCTCCAAATCCACTGCCGTTGCCGCCAAGTTGATAACGAAATTGAAAATTTAGAAATAAGTTAGGTCcagatttttgtatcaacaaccgaagttgatatcatatctggtgtcaacaacccaagttgttactaaaattgaaaacTCGGAAATTTGTTAGGTCAAGATTACGTGTCAACAACTCAAGTTGATAccaaaatctggtgtcaacaacaaaagttgatcccaaaatctggtggcaccaccacctccaccgccggcatcaccaccaccaccaccagcatgtgagatataaataaaattattttcatctaaatttttattaatattgaaaAGATATCTATATGATTCAAAATTAAATGAATTACATTTTAGAAGACGAGGGGTATAATTATTGATGGATAAGGGTATTTGTGAAATCCATGAAAAAGAGGGGTATTAATAAAATTTCCACTTATAAAATTTAGGAAACATATATATCCTTCtttccttttaagaaaatatatacttggctccaaaaattaaattccttataaattttaAACTCCATAAATTCGATATATTTTAAATTTCCTTTTATATTAATCCTCTAACAATTTTAGGTAATTTTTAGtgctagcatttttattaaaataaataaaataggtaagtatcTAAGGGTAGTTAAGCAAAATATtgtggtctccttaatattttgacaaagtcaaagcgtacagtctttttgaaacggagggagtaataaattAACTCTACCGATAAATAATTAGTGCTACTAGTAAAAATATAATACCAAGACTAAAACATTAATTTGACAAAGACTCCTGACAATGTTGCTTGGCCCGATTTGACGCATTAGATTATGTTGCTCAGGATGATGTTTAGTGTCAACTTTTCATTATCTTCTTTCAACTTTTTGATAGTCTCATTATGTAGTCATATTTGGTCATCACGAGCTTGAATTCTTTCAGCATGCGCTTGTGTCATTGCATGAAGTCCTTCACTGTTAAAAACAGCAGTATTTGTAGTTCGTAGTCGTCTTTACTTTCCATTCAAAACCAAGAGCACATACTTCTGCCTCAGTGGATGGTGTAATTCCCTCTTTGTTGCCTTACTGCAGTAACTCATTAATCTTGTCCTATATAGAGATGTGCACCAGAATGTCAAACAAACAGTTAATTCTAATGATGAATAATATGATAACTAAGAAAAGATAATAAATATTAATTAAATGGGTTTCTAAATCCTATTGGTTTGGACAaatacaacaaaaataaaacatcAATATTGTCTACTCACGCATCTGATGCAAGTTTCATCAAAAACCCAAACAACTTCACATGTTTTTTCAGTAATATGTATGGGTGTTATAAAAGGTTTGAATCTCAGCTTGCATGCATCACTTCAGATTTTCGGTAATAGCATGATTAATTAGGTTGACGTTGCAACAAAAACCGAGTAAAAAATTTGTTTATGATGTTAACCTTAAACATTATACAATCACAAACTATAGGCTTTTGATGGCTTTAAAAGATGTATATATGTGAAAAAACATCATTTCATAGTAATCAGTAAAGTGGAGAGAAAAAATCATATTGTAAGTGATGTAGGAACATACAGCCTCTCTGTGGACCACATGTGACTTAGAACCTCCACGATGGTTATAGGGAACTGTTTCTATTTCTTTTGCGCATGCTACAGAACAATTCCACAAGTTTCAAAAAACCACAAGTAAATACTAAATACATAAGCATGTTGCGGTTCAAAAGTAAGAATATGATAACGATAATACCTTGAAACTTTCACTAGTGAACAGGTAGTCGCACAACAAGTCTCAATCTTCATGGGACACGTTCTTGTATGGATTTTTCTTGGTCCTTCAATAGTTCCAACTCTTAAATACTTTTTCAAGTGTTTTGGCATTTTATTTTTACGGGTAATGTGCTTTCTGTCCGTAGATATTAAAAATACATGTGTACTGAATAAGAATAAAGTACACTATATGTAtgaataaaatatcaaaatatctAATAGAATCTTTAAAGTTGGAACTATTAAAATACGACAAGAAAAATCCATGCATGAACGTGTCCTGTGAAGATTGGGACTTGCTGTGTGACCACCTGTTCACCAATGAAAGTTTCAAGTTATTAtagttaatcattttcttttctttttaaagcaCAACATGTTTATGTGTATATTATTTAAAACTTGTAGAAGCGTTCTAAAGCAGCTGTAAAAGCAAGAGAAGTTGTTCCCTACAACCATTATGGATGTTTTAAGTCACATGTGGTCCACAGGGAGGTGGCATATTCCTATATGACTTAGAATATGTTTTTTCTCTCAACTTTTTTAATTATTGAAGAGTGATGTTTGTTCACATATATAAATCTTTTAAAACCATTAGAATCCTAGGATTGGATTTGTGACTGTTTAATGTTTAGGGTCAACATCATAAATAGAATTTCTGATCGTATGGTACTCTATATTTGTTGCGAAATCAACCTAGTTAATCAGGTTCTTGTGTTTAATTTTCTTCCTAAAATAGAAACAAAAATTTGGAGTGGTGCAAGCTGAGATTCAAGCCTTTTATGGCACCCATACATATATCACTGAAGGAACATACGAAGTTATTTGGATTTCTGATGAAGCTCGTATCAGGTGGGTGAGTAGATAGTATTAGTGTTCTATTTGTGTTGTCCGTGTCTAAACCAATAGGATTTGGAAACCCATCCAATCAATATTTGTTATATTTTCTTAGTTATTCTATTATATCATTAGAATTACCTACATGTTTGACATTTTGGTGCACATCATATATAATGTTCTAATAAGTCTCACTATTATATATCTCTATATAGGACATGATTAATGAGTTATTGCAGCATGGAGATGAAGCTATACCACCCATTAAAGGCAGACGTATGCgctgaagttttgaagaaaaaatgaagATGATGACGTGCTACAATTGTTGTTGATTCTAACAGTGAAGGACTTCATGCAATGTTACAACCGTAGGCTAAAAGAATTCAAGTTCAAGATCACCAAATATGCGCACAGAATGAGACTTTTAAAAAGTTGAAAGAAGACAACGAAAAGTCAATACTAAACATAATTTGTGAGCAACAGAATCTGATGCGTAAGCAACATTATCGTTGACGGAACAATTGGAAGTTGAATGCTGGACCCGGAATCACTTGTCAAATTAATATTTTAGTCTTAATATTATGTTTTTCTAATAgcagtatttatttatttattggtatTGTTTATTATCAAATGTTTTTTTAGTTTGGATATTGTTTCAATAATTTGGCATGTTCTGAAAATAGTATGGGACAAATTATTTTGACAGGAAATAGTTATTATGAGAACAGTGTTGGTGTGTCTGTAATAATTTTCTCAAATGAGTGGCTTCGTCGGCAATATTTTTATGGAGAGAACTATATTTGTCATTATACGTAATTTTAGAAACAACTTAGTTTTGTTATCGATTTTTTATTCTGAGACGAAAATTCTTTCGTCGCTAAACCATTGTTGTAGTATTGATTGGCAAGAAAAAGAGAACTTATTCTTTAGATATGAGATACATATTACATAGGATTATGCCTCTATATATCTAGGCTAGGGTGTAAACCTTAGTAGTTACATATAGATATGCCACACACATGGGCCAGAGGCCCTACAACActtccccttgtgcggtccaatagtaGCGCTTCATatgtagtgcttcacatataatgCTTCAGATGTTGGGcttcagatctagtttctctccTCGA
Coding sequences within:
- the LOC113272225 gene encoding uncharacterized protein LOC113272225, with protein sequence MGSVISCKVSAEYFFWDYQVKQGDSNTWKDMIAVRNIFTNNCCWFIRFGDNIQIWNDPWIPNLPGFRPTMLQNSIIQVTWVSELFVQGQKIWNVELLLELFPLDQAEIISQIYIPQEEEVQDKLIWIKTPSGKFTTKSCYKLLSDNNLTTSSMAEFPWKQFWKKNVCPLCNLAEESIFHLFFSCQFDLEVFQNSPILIETHGETVMEVISHWLAYPDQGIIPNLGSCLMWNIWKIRNDLVFNNNHTAVGICIHKALEDFECLDLHHALNYCSEIQVNQNNFAAWELQSSTFVKTNVDATYNNGKGAVAAVAVDFFGNHLGCGAICFDTFSAAMAEAKAYGFGIQLARRLQLPRVIVEVDASEIPKAVTGNTNEIPWSIRSTVLSIRDRIKDFSEIKFVVIPRDANSITHDLIQYAISNYINKWWYHDESPNFIMQRLTFSEE